The proteins below come from a single Chryseobacterium bernardetii genomic window:
- a CDS encoding GNAT family N-acetyltransferase, with product MKLQVQSIGNAYSEQAIDLILTIQQKEFNIPITVEDQPDLKEIETFYHEAGGNFWGAFIGGKLVGSIALVKFDERAAAIRKMFVKKEFRGKELNIAQILLEILVAFCRENKIDDLYLGTVTVLKAAQRFYERNAFIKIEKENLPEHFPLMSADDIFYHLHIK from the coding sequence ATGAAATTACAGGTACAATCCATAGGAAATGCTTATTCGGAACAGGCTATTGACCTGATCCTGACTATTCAGCAAAAGGAATTCAACATCCCCATTACTGTAGAAGATCAGCCGGACCTGAAAGAGATAGAAACTTTTTATCATGAAGCGGGCGGAAACTTTTGGGGGGCTTTTATAGGCGGTAAGCTGGTTGGTTCTATCGCTTTGGTAAAGTTTGACGAAAGGGCAGCAGCCATCAGAAAAATGTTCGTTAAAAAAGAGTTCAGAGGTAAAGAGCTGAATATAGCCCAGATCCTACTGGAAATTTTAGTTGCTTTCTGCCGTGAAAATAAAATTGATGATCTGTATTTGGGAACTGTTACGGTGTTGAAAGCTGCTCAGCGTTTTTATGAAAGAAATGCTTTTATAAAAATAGAAAAAGAAAATCTTCCGGAACATTTTCCATTAATGAGTGCTGATGATATTTTTTATCACTTACATATTAAATAA
- a CDS encoding polymorphic toxin-type HINT domain-containing protein, which translates to MDELEYITLNALMMCDQGAAPDFFKPTFNTKVKIHGCLVATNQDATPLINIPSFKVCKISGGPCTPATVPMTWQDTWQVKINGIRSLIGKSTCQCPVGGKIEFMTSGQVPLPDDAAQEVKDMQDQAQRELDDSGHGDSVGEAGFVEGMIPVWGSGRDLINDIQTGDVGGSLMNAGFLIWDVASIAVGVVSFGTGTVAMQGAKAGVKGAIKAGAKAISKEALQQMGKAALKKLSKEALKKSVDDVAKKLLKTCVFACFPAGTPVHTKDGIKNIEDIRIGDLVWAYDEDTDTVALQPVIDLITNESDHTISIYTEAEVIETTAIHPFYTNGEWIDASELKEGDKILLRDQQEGVIQKTEFNYTPQKVYNFEVDQWHNYFVGDSGVLVHNSGKCLSKMADEAAELVAKTWDDLAKLKHCFPAGTLVKIDENSGYAAIETISVGDYVTAFDQDKHTEVLKQVTGVYVNHTESLCRLYIGDEIIESTSAHRFWSLTHNDWINAEDIESGNLLMDATGKSVIVEKTEKIAGNFKTYNLEVDEVHNYFVSSLDILVHNGKSYPNSIFHDLTTRSTEIYRYFDPVTGETLYVGKTVQGVNKRASQHALEKGLQNLIDEEKLAYEVIDRGNWNAFQTAAHEQHYISKFGTKGKKAGAVIWNKINALSAKKFNYFSKLIGCGASI; encoded by the coding sequence ATGGATGAGTTAGAATACATCACCCTCAATGCCCTGATGATGTGTGACCAGGGAGCTGCCCCGGATTTCTTCAAACCTACGTTCAATACAAAGGTGAAGATCCACGGTTGTCTGGTGGCTACTAATCAGGATGCTACTCCTCTGATTAACATTCCATCCTTTAAGGTATGCAAAATCAGTGGTGGACCGTGTACCCCTGCCACCGTTCCTATGACCTGGCAGGATACCTGGCAGGTAAAAATCAACGGAATCAGATCTTTGATAGGGAAAAGCACCTGTCAATGTCCTGTGGGTGGGAAGATAGAATTTATGACCAGCGGTCAGGTCCCTCTTCCGGACGATGCTGCACAGGAAGTAAAAGATATGCAGGATCAGGCACAGCGCGAACTTGACGACAGCGGACATGGAGACAGTGTAGGAGAAGCTGGTTTTGTGGAGGGGATGATTCCGGTTTGGGGAAGTGGCCGCGACCTTATCAATGATATACAAACTGGTGATGTAGGAGGAAGCCTTATGAATGCCGGATTTTTAATCTGGGATGTAGCTTCCATTGCTGTAGGAGTAGTTTCCTTTGGAACCGGGACTGTAGCGATGCAAGGGGCAAAAGCCGGAGTGAAAGGGGCTATCAAAGCAGGGGCAAAAGCCATCTCTAAAGAAGCACTTCAACAAATGGGGAAAGCAGCGCTGAAAAAGCTGAGCAAGGAAGCCTTAAAGAAAAGTGTGGATGATGTTGCCAAAAAGCTTCTTAAAACCTGTGTTTTTGCTTGTTTTCCGGCCGGAACACCTGTTCATACCAAAGATGGAATTAAAAATATCGAAGATATCAGAATTGGAGATCTGGTATGGGCTTATGATGAAGATACAGATACTGTAGCCCTTCAGCCGGTGATTGATCTTATCACCAATGAAAGCGACCACACTATTAGTATTTATACAGAAGCGGAAGTGATTGAAACAACGGCGATACATCCTTTTTATACGAATGGAGAATGGATTGATGCTTCGGAATTGAAAGAAGGAGATAAAATCCTTTTGCGTGACCAGCAAGAAGGTGTTATACAAAAAACAGAATTTAATTATACCCCTCAGAAAGTCTATAATTTTGAGGTAGACCAATGGCATAATTATTTTGTAGGAGACTCAGGTGTTTTGGTTCACAACAGTGGAAAATGCTTAAGTAAAATGGCTGATGAAGCCGCTGAGCTTGTTGCAAAAACCTGGGATGATCTGGCTAAACTTAAACACTGTTTCCCTGCCGGAACTTTAGTGAAAATTGATGAAAATAGCGGCTATGCAGCTATTGAAACAATTTCAGTAGGAGATTATGTTACAGCTTTTGATCAGGATAAACATACGGAAGTTTTAAAACAGGTTACCGGAGTGTACGTGAATCATACGGAAAGTCTTTGCAGGCTGTATATTGGAGATGAAATCATCGAAAGTACATCAGCCCACAGGTTTTGGTCATTAACCCATAATGATTGGATTAATGCAGAAGATATTGAGAGCGGAAACCTATTGATGGACGCTACCGGAAAATCGGTCATTGTAGAAAAGACCGAAAAAATTGCTGGAAATTTCAAAACTTATAATCTTGAAGTGGATGAAGTACATAATTATTTTGTGTCTTCACTTGATATTCTAGTGCATAATGGAAAATCATATCCAAATTCAATTTTTCATGATTTAACAACAAGAAGTACTGAAATATATAGATATTTTGATCCTGTAACTGGAGAAACTTTATATGTTGGAAAAACGGTTCAAGGAGTAAATAAACGAGCTAGTCAACATGCACTAGAAAAAGGACTTCAGAATTTAATAGATGAGGAAAAATTAGCCTACGAGGTTATTGATAGAGGTAATTGGAATGCATTTCAAACAGCAGCTCATGAACAACATTATATTTCTAAATTTGGAACAAAAGGTAAAAAAGCTGGAGCTGTCATATGGAATAAAATAAATGCATTATCTGCTAAAAAATTTAATTACTTTAGTAAATTAATAGGATGCGGAGCAAGTATTTAA
- a CDS encoding Imm26 family immunity protein, producing MNKKLKIGDIFYLKLKDQEKYVFGRVLFDVKKQYQKIVNVNNLPSDYFPYLKMFYSDCHLVEMYDGVYDNINDFESSSKIIIPRVLTLPVDSKRNVLEWGIVTNQKVDYTQIEFPENLNLSSNVKFLDRGELSLRTKITGNEAENMGYKSNMCVPLTVANASLDFQGRRDLIPEDIRRPSYLKDNDLYYNPELRTKIYTELNIDPNKSYYELSKEMGFDLARFYEH from the coding sequence ATGAATAAAAAGTTAAAAATAGGAGATATATTTTATCTCAAATTAAAAGATCAAGAAAAATATGTATTTGGAAGAGTATTGTTTGATGTAAAAAAACAATATCAAAAAATTGTAAATGTTAATAATCTGCCTTCTGATTATTTTCCGTACTTAAAGATGTTTTATTCTGATTGTCATTTGGTTGAAATGTATGATGGCGTTTATGATAATATAAACGACTTTGAGAGTTCTTCCAAAATTATTATCCCACGAGTATTAACACTGCCTGTAGACTCAAAAAGAAATGTTTTAGAATGGGGAATAGTTACTAATCAGAAAGTCGATTATACCCAAATAGAATTTCCGGAAAACTTAAATTTATCAAGTAATGTTAAGTTTTTAGATCGAGGGGAATTGTCGTTACGAACTAAAATAACGGGGAATGAAGCAGAAAATATGGGCTATAAAAGTAATATGTGTGTTCCGTTAACAGTGGCAAACGCTTCATTAGATTTTCAGGGAAGAAGAGATTTAATTCCAGAAGATATCCGTAGACCTTCATATCTGAAAGATAATGATTTGTATTATAATCCTGAACTTAGAACAAAAATTTATACTGAGTTAAATATTGATCCAAATAAAAGCTATTATGAATTATCTAAGGAAATGGGATTTGATTTAGCCAGATTCTATGAACATTAA
- a CDS encoding BtrH N-terminal domain-containing protein, whose translation MKIENFKPFSGQHCETTATGTLLLQIGIELSEPMLFGLGEGLGFIYWKMKNMDFPFLGGRVKPDLLTQNIVRNLNLELAAKETASPQKAWDSVKELLDRKQAVGLKMDCFHLEYFSNPFHFAGHYAAIYGYDEQNAFLVDTKQQGSLVQTSLKSLALARSEKGPMASKNMYYTIKKTDQKFNLEKAILTAIRNNAAEYLNPPIANISYKGILKTSTEIVKWFNTSKNIEGEFRQAALLMEKAGTGGALFRNLYRDFLKESYELLKLEQLKTGYEAFTEIAELWTKVSQLFEKVSETKDFQYVQEASDKLKTISVQERKAMEILITI comes from the coding sequence ATGAAAATAGAAAATTTTAAGCCATTTAGCGGGCAACATTGCGAAACTACAGCAACAGGAACATTATTGCTACAAATCGGAATTGAGCTTTCCGAACCTATGCTTTTCGGGTTGGGTGAAGGCCTGGGATTTATCTATTGGAAGATGAAAAACATGGATTTTCCGTTCTTAGGCGGCAGGGTAAAACCTGACCTCCTTACCCAAAACATCGTCCGCAACCTGAACCTGGAATTAGCAGCAAAAGAAACCGCTTCCCCGCAAAAGGCATGGGATTCTGTAAAAGAACTTCTGGACAGAAAGCAGGCTGTTGGTTTAAAAATGGATTGTTTTCATTTGGAATATTTTTCAAATCCTTTTCATTTTGCCGGACATTATGCCGCTATCTACGGTTATGATGAGCAAAATGCTTTTCTTGTAGATACAAAGCAGCAAGGCAGCCTGGTACAAACTTCTTTAAAAAGTCTGGCATTGGCCCGTTCTGAAAAAGGACCGATGGCATCAAAAAATATGTATTATACGATCAAGAAAACAGATCAAAAATTTAATCTGGAAAAAGCCATATTAACAGCAATCAGAAATAATGCTGCAGAATATCTTAACCCGCCTATTGCAAATATTTCATACAAAGGAATATTGAAAACAAGTACTGAAATTGTCAAATGGTTCAATACGAGTAAGAACATTGAAGGTGAATTCAGGCAAGCAGCGCTGCTCATGGAAAAAGCAGGAACTGGTGGGGCGTTATTCAGAAATCTATATAGGGATTTTTTGAAAGAAAGCTATGAATTGCTTAAGCTTGAGCAGCTCAAAACAGGATATGAAGCATTTACAGAAATTGCAGAACTTTGGACAAAAGTATCTCAGCTATTTGAAAAAGTAAGTGAAACAAAAGACTTTCAATATGTTCAGGAGGCATCAGACAAGTTAAAAACAATATCCGTTCAGGAAAGAAAAGCGATGGAAATCTTGATAACAATATAA
- a CDS encoding DUF4259 domain-containing protein has product MGAWGYKNFENDTATDWFAELEESPDKELVIPYLTKILDEDDFIDDEESFITLAILEALNGRLKLISTDYRLPPLESVDTVVLSQMVISAAKKILFFKEHSEVRELWLESDEYYQWLNYQVSLIMKLESYYSKYNFMGHENNDPEIEAEWTKYIKTNFS; this is encoded by the coding sequence ATGGGGGCTTGGGGATACAAGAATTTTGAAAATGATACTGCAACAGATTGGTTTGCAGAACTGGAGGAATCTCCGGATAAAGAATTAGTGATTCCTTATCTCACCAAAATTTTAGATGAAGATGATTTTATAGATGACGAAGAAAGTTTTATTACATTAGCAATCCTTGAAGCACTGAATGGTCGTTTGAAACTGATCTCCACAGACTACCGTCTGCCGCCATTGGAATCCGTAGATACGGTTGTGTTGTCCCAAATGGTAATAAGTGCAGCTAAAAAAATCCTTTTCTTTAAAGAACATTCAGAAGTAAGAGAATTATGGCTGGAATCTGATGAATACTACCAATGGCTTAATTATCAGGTTTCTCTAATTATGAAGCTTGAAAGCTATTACAGTAAGTATAACTTTATGGGGCACGAGAACAACGATCCTGAAATTGAAGCAGAATGGACGAAGTATATAAAAACTAATTTTTCGTGA
- a CDS encoding efflux transporter outer membrane subunit, with product MKSLINIIKGITFSAIMLGAITSCMARKEYERPKNVVDEKLFRTDMLPSDSTSVANVSWKEIFTDPILQGHISKALDNNLDIRIALQSINSAEAYLKQSKAAYAPTLSVGPNYTFQTQSLNTQFGQIIGERRYVNQFDITASLGWEADLWGKMKAQEKAQLAAYLGTVAAHKAVKSSLVASIASAYYQLLTFDSQKKIITETIAIREKNLETTKALKASGNLTEVAVQQSEALVFNAKSLLIDIDTQIQLLENTMSLLMGEPSHTIERSTLEGQNLPIDLKLGYPVQLLANRPDVMRAEYNLMNAFELTNAAKAQFYPTLKLTGSGGLQSVDIDHLFNVNSLFANVVAGLAQPILNKRSIKTNYDVSLANQETAYLNFRKTVLTAGKEVSDAIRVFSVQDSFIELKQKELVAYKNSVEYSQELVNYGMANYLEVLNASVNSLNAELNISNARYNKMKAAVELYQALGGGWK from the coding sequence ATGAAGAGTTTAATAAACATCATAAAAGGAATAACTTTCTCAGCCATTATGCTGGGAGCCATCACGTCCTGTATGGCCAGAAAAGAATACGAAAGGCCCAAGAACGTTGTTGACGAAAAACTTTTCCGTACAGATATGCTTCCTTCAGACAGTACTAGCGTTGCGAATGTTTCGTGGAAAGAAATTTTCACAGATCCGATACTTCAGGGACATATTTCCAAAGCTTTGGATAATAATCTGGACATCAGAATTGCTTTACAAAGTATCAATTCTGCGGAAGCCTACCTAAAACAAAGTAAGGCAGCTTATGCCCCAACTCTTTCTGTAGGGCCTAACTATACTTTCCAGACACAGTCTCTCAATACCCAGTTCGGACAGATTATTGGAGAAAGACGTTACGTAAATCAGTTTGATATAACAGCAAGTCTGGGTTGGGAAGCAGATCTATGGGGAAAAATGAAAGCTCAGGAAAAGGCACAATTAGCAGCTTATTTAGGAACTGTTGCCGCTCATAAAGCTGTAAAAAGCAGCCTTGTTGCCTCAATTGCTTCCGCTTATTACCAGCTGCTGACATTTGATTCCCAGAAGAAGATCATTACGGAAACTATTGCCATTCGAGAAAAAAATCTGGAAACTACAAAAGCACTGAAAGCCTCCGGAAACCTTACAGAAGTAGCAGTACAACAAAGCGAAGCGCTTGTTTTCAATGCAAAATCTTTACTGATTGATATTGATACACAGATTCAATTGCTTGAAAATACCATGAGCCTTTTAATGGGAGAACCATCACATACCATTGAAAGATCTACACTGGAAGGTCAGAACCTTCCTATCGACCTTAAATTAGGGTATCCGGTTCAATTGCTGGCCAACCGTCCGGATGTAATGAGAGCAGAATATAACCTGATGAATGCATTTGAACTGACCAATGCGGCAAAAGCTCAGTTTTATCCAACACTGAAACTTACAGGCTCAGGGGGGCTTCAATCTGTAGATATTGATCACCTGTTCAATGTAAATTCATTATTTGCAAATGTGGTAGCAGGATTGGCACAGCCCATTTTGAACAAAAGAAGCATCAAGACCAACTATGATGTGAGCCTTGCCAATCAGGAAACGGCCTATCTGAACTTTAGAAAAACCGTTCTTACTGCAGGGAAAGAAGTTTCAGATGCAATCAGAGTATTTTCTGTTCAGGATTCATTCATTGAATTGAAACAAAAAGAATTGGTTGCCTATAAAAACTCTGTAGAATATTCTCAGGAACTGGTAAACTACGGGATGGCCAACTATCTTGAAGTGTTAAATGCAAGTGTGAATTCATTGAATGCAGAACTTAATATTTCCAATGCGAGATATAATAAAATGAAAGCTGCCGTGGAGCTGTATCAGGCTTTGGGTGGAGGCTGGAAATAA
- a CDS encoding type VI secretion system Vgr family protein produces MFKEQNNLPKPEIDSDKTGFVNKIRENKKIKEVKKAASKVNNALNVANTGKQFLNQPLLPNEPAIIQEKLWAKQPTSRIFNADSIPESAIAGINRVVKLDIHVEGKPIKYFKHFKLTQSTIKHHEFELILPHDTLGSAENHNLEEVQNFLGKRITVVFKYKDVEGGAERNFVGVITEVGFSQEKGSLGNLVLSGFSPTILLDAAPHIQSFGGAKPISLNSIANEVIKEGLGQGKYDFRVDARQGNVSYSCQYEETHYNYLARIAEAYGEQFFYDGEVLHFGQLPPQEKPVKLTYGSNLTDVKIKMKVQHVNPSFYGYNSSKNEKFKGASSKINHTSDIAKRAYEISEKTFQTPSLRVAPIKAVSFMDIDASQKGAAGSKASEVFVTSGNTTVPFLYPGCIADIEMRKADTNDTGYFTKLMLIEVTHQVDARGYYDGSFQAIASDTGFIPRPEFTVPVAEPQFGKVVSNTDPENQGRVQVQLDWQNGQDTTEFIRVMSPDAGSSEKVGKNRGFMSIPEVGDQVIVNFVHLHPDRPFVMGGMYHGGIGAGGGAGNNIMSFSGRSGAELKYDNGAGSVNLKDQGGANMHFDGTGNATTNANSNHTVNAGSTNVINVGGKKDAPPQSLLKMDAGGNITLDGKTSITLQVGDNSITISEAGITASAGKGMIDITALTGALGLSSKGGPMDISTDSPLTITGGPSAVMSSGDTNIM; encoded by the coding sequence ATGTTTAAGGAACAGAATAATCTTCCAAAACCGGAAATAGATTCAGATAAGACAGGTTTTGTAAACAAAATCCGGGAAAATAAAAAAATAAAAGAAGTAAAGAAAGCTGCTTCAAAAGTGAATAACGCATTGAATGTAGCGAATACGGGAAAACAATTCCTGAATCAGCCTTTGCTGCCGAATGAGCCTGCCATTATTCAAGAAAAACTTTGGGCAAAGCAGCCAACATCAAGAATATTCAATGCGGACAGTATTCCCGAGAGCGCTATAGCAGGAATTAACCGTGTGGTAAAACTTGATATTCACGTAGAAGGCAAGCCAATAAAATATTTCAAACACTTTAAGCTTACCCAAAGTACAATCAAACATCATGAATTTGAACTGATTTTGCCTCATGATACTTTAGGAAGTGCAGAAAATCATAATCTTGAAGAAGTACAGAACTTCCTGGGGAAAAGAATTACAGTTGTTTTCAAATATAAAGATGTAGAAGGAGGGGCCGAAAGAAATTTTGTGGGAGTCATCACAGAAGTTGGCTTCAGCCAGGAAAAAGGAAGCCTGGGAAATCTTGTATTGTCAGGCTTCAGTCCAACCATTTTGCTGGATGCTGCCCCCCATATTCAAAGCTTTGGAGGAGCTAAGCCGATTAGTTTGAATAGTATTGCTAACGAGGTTATTAAAGAAGGACTGGGGCAGGGCAAGTATGACTTCAGAGTAGATGCCCGCCAGGGAAATGTTTCTTACAGCTGTCAATATGAAGAAACTCATTATAATTATCTGGCAAGGATAGCGGAAGCTTACGGGGAGCAATTCTTTTATGATGGGGAAGTCCTGCATTTCGGACAGCTTCCTCCACAGGAAAAACCAGTGAAGCTGACCTATGGCAGTAACCTCACTGATGTTAAAATCAAAATGAAAGTGCAGCATGTTAATCCATCGTTTTATGGGTATAACAGCAGCAAAAATGAAAAATTCAAAGGCGCAAGTTCAAAAATTAATCATACTTCGGATATAGCCAAACGGGCATATGAAATTTCGGAAAAGACTTTTCAGACACCGTCTTTACGGGTTGCTCCTATAAAGGCTGTTTCCTTTATGGATATTGATGCCTCTCAGAAAGGGGCTGCGGGAAGCAAGGCTTCAGAGGTCTTTGTTACCTCAGGGAACACAACAGTACCATTCCTTTATCCGGGATGTATTGCAGATATAGAAATGCGTAAAGCAGACACCAATGATACCGGATATTTTACCAAGCTTATGCTTATAGAAGTAACCCATCAGGTAGATGCCCGTGGATATTATGACGGATCTTTTCAGGCAATAGCCTCTGATACGGGATTTATTCCAAGACCGGAATTTACAGTTCCCGTGGCAGAACCTCAGTTCGGAAAGGTAGTTTCCAACACTGATCCTGAAAATCAGGGCCGTGTACAGGTTCAGCTTGACTGGCAAAACGGGCAGGATACTACGGAATTTATCCGTGTGATGTCTCCGGATGCGGGAAGCAGTGAGAAAGTAGGGAAGAATCGTGGCTTTATGTCTATTCCCGAAGTAGGGGATCAGGTGATCGTCAATTTTGTACATCTTCATCCGGACCGTCCTTTTGTTATGGGCGGGATGTATCATGGTGGAATAGGAGCTGGTGGCGGAGCCGGAAATAATATCATGAGTTTCAGTGGCCGAAGCGGTGCTGAACTGAAATATGACAATGGTGCCGGATCTGTAAATCTTAAAGATCAGGGTGGTGCCAACATGCATTTTGACGGAACCGGAAATGCCACTACCAATGCCAATAGCAATCACACCGTAAACGCAGGCAGCACCAATGTAATCAATGTTGGAGGTAAAAAAGATGCTCCACCACAATCATTATTAAAAATGGATGCAGGCGGCAATATTACCCTTGACGGAAAAACAAGCATCACACTGCAAGTAGGAGATAACTCTATTACCATCTCTGAAGCTGGAATTACCGCATCAGCAGGAAAAGGAATGATTGATATCACCGCACTCACAGGAGCATTAGGACTATCAAGCAAAGGTGGCCCTATGGATATCAGCACAGATTCGCCACTTACCATTACCGGAGGGCCAAGCGCTGTGATGTCTTCAGGAGATACCAACATTATGTAA
- a CDS encoding MarR family winged helix-turn-helix transcriptional regulator, with translation MNVINQAGILAISTRMHRLSEQLRKDGALIYKAFGIDFELKWFPVIYTIYQKELASVVEIANEIGYTHPSTITLLKELEKLELIAWRKDRQDERKRLFMLTSKGKELVGKMKPVWELMSQVLEDIADNQNNLLAAINEAEEKIASQSFYQRALQLKNSNK, from the coding sequence ATGAATGTTATTAACCAAGCAGGAATCCTTGCTATATCTACAAGAATGCACCGTCTCAGTGAACAGCTGAGGAAAGATGGTGCCCTGATCTATAAAGCCTTCGGAATTGATTTTGAACTGAAATGGTTTCCTGTTATTTACACCATTTATCAAAAAGAATTAGCCAGTGTGGTGGAAATTGCCAATGAAATTGGATATACCCATCCATCCACCATTACCTTGCTTAAAGAATTGGAGAAACTTGAACTGATAGCATGGAGGAAAGACAGACAGGATGAACGTAAAAGACTATTTATGCTGACTTCTAAAGGAAAAGAACTGGTCGGGAAAATGAAACCGGTCTGGGAACTGATGTCTCAGGTGCTTGAGGATATTGCAGATAACCAGAATAATTTGTTGGCAGCCATTAATGAAGCGGAAGAGAAAATTGCCAGCCAGTCTTTTTATCAGAGAGCTTTACAGCTTAAAAATTCAAATAAATAA